A window from Rana temporaria chromosome 8, aRanTem1.1, whole genome shotgun sequence encodes these proteins:
- the LOC120910438 gene encoding putative nuclease HARBI1 produces the protein MLQAPDRRRRLRAMQMYGSGLVALDLDPAMNRQLLALVSPYITRQDTVMREAISAEQRLVATLRYLATGRSLQDLKFSTGISPQALGLIIPDTCSAIIQVLQDDYMRLPSTPQEWQTVAAEFETRWNFPNCGGAIDGKHVRIVPPPRSGSEFYNYKGFNSIVLMAVVSAQYEFLYVDVGKNGRMSDGGAFRQTEFGERLQDEDLALPPDADNVEGLPFVFLADEAFGLGPHLMRPFPQRTLTPERSVFNYRLARARRVVENAFGIMASRFRLFLTSIHMAEYKWNYIVFACCILHNFLRRNSTNYMAMVGPEAGLNNPEQMLPGLEPARTGLPPQSGRAVRDQYMEYFMSRGAIPSQANLA, from the exons atgttgcaggcacctgatCGTCGTAGGCGACTTCGTGCTATGCAAATGTATGGTTCAGGTCTTGTTGCTTTAGACCTAGACCcagccatgaacagg cagctgttggctttggtgtcgccttatattaccaggcaggacactgttatgcgggaagccatcagcgctgaacagaggctagttgccaccttacggtatctggcaactgggagaagcttgcaggacttaaagttctcgacgggcatctccccccaggctctgggcctcataatcccagatacctgttctgccatcatccaggttctgcaggatgactatatgagg cttccgtccacgccacaggaatggcagactgtggcagcggagttTGAGACgcgttggaacttccccaactgcgggggagccatcgacggaaagcacgtccgcatcgtgcctccaccccgttctggTTCTGAGTTCtacaattataaggggttcaacagtattgtgctgatggcggtggtgtcagcacagtacgaaTTTCTGTACGTTGATGTGggcaagaacggccggatgtcggatgggggagcTTTCAGGCAGACTGAGTTCGGGGAACGACTCCAAGACGAAGATcttgcattgccaccggatgcggACAACGTGGAAGGACTCCCCTTCGTCTTCTTGGCTGATGAAGCTTTTGGCCTGGGACCCCATctaatgaggccattcccccagcgcaccctcaccccagagaggagtgtttttaattaccggctggccagagcccggagggtggtGGAGaacgccttcgggataatggccagccggttccgcctgttcctaacCTCGATCCATATGGCGGAGTACAAATGGAACTATATCGTCtttgcatgctgcattttacataattttttgagACGAAATTCCACAAACTATATGGCCATGGTTGGGCCTGAGGCTGGACTTAACAATCCCGAGCAAATGTTGCCGGGCCTGGAACCTGCccgtactggcttgcccccccaaagtggCCGTGCAGTCCGTGACCAATATATGGAGTATTTTATGAgtaggggggccattccctcACAAGCCAATTTGGCTTAG